In the Pygocentrus nattereri isolate fPygNat1 chromosome 19, fPygNat1.pri, whole genome shotgun sequence genome, one interval contains:
- the gpx4b gene encoding phospholipid hydroperoxide glutathione peroxidase → MRLVRQALLFGVLGGRGLTRAMCAQANNWKSAKSIYEFSAKDIDGNEVSLEKYRGFVCIITNVASKUGKTPVNYTQFAAMHATYAEKGLRILGFPCNQFGKQEPGSEEEIKEFAQGYNAEFDLFSKIDVNGDGAHPLWKWMKEQPKGKGTLGNNIKWNFTKFLIDKEGHVVKRYGPMDDPSVVEKDLPTYL, encoded by the exons ATGCGTTTGGTCCGTCAAGCGCTGCTGTTCGGGGTGCTCGGAGGGAGAGGCTTAACCAGAGCCATG TGTGCGCAGGCCAACAACTGGAAAAGCGCCAAGTCTATTTATGAGTTCTCTGCAAAAGACATTGATGGGAACGAGGTGTCTTTAGAAAAATACAG AGGCTTTGTCTGCATCATCACAAATGTAGCCTCTAAATGAGGAAAAACCCCTGTAAACTACACTCAGTTTGCGGCCATGCACGCCACGTACGCTGAGAAAGGTTTACGCATCTTGGGTTTCCCCTGCAACCAGTTTGGAAAGCAG GAGCCTGGTTCAGAGGAAGAGATTAAAGAGTTTGCACAAGGTTATAATGCAGAGTTTGACCTCTTCAGTAAGATTGACGTAAATGGGGATGGTGCCCACCCACTATGGAAGTGGATGAAGGAACAGCCAAAGGGAAAAGGAACTCTGGGAAA CAACATCAAATGGAATTTTACCAAG TTTCTCATAGACAAAGAGGGCCATGTCGTGAAGAGATATGGACCAATGGACGATCCAAGT GTCGTTGAAAAGGATCTACCAACATACCTGTAA